A part of Halostella limicola genomic DNA contains:
- a CDS encoding DUF7541 family protein: MDEQPGLSDQYRMSSPWPMLVAFGIAIAEVGIFWPLAPVAVGGLLLLVGSLVGIIRETGYVESPWPLLAGFGVALVLIGAALFSYSGGAFALNSVAESTRSAGSIGLRGVSIAIAGGLAVVGAVVGKYWTTANADPRY, translated from the coding sequence ATGGACGAACAGCCCGGTCTCAGCGACCAGTATCGGATGTCGAGCCCGTGGCCGATGCTCGTCGCGTTCGGCATCGCCATCGCCGAAGTGGGTATCTTCTGGCCGCTCGCGCCCGTCGCCGTCGGCGGCCTGCTCCTGCTCGTCGGGAGCCTCGTCGGAATCATCCGCGAAACGGGGTACGTCGAGAGCCCCTGGCCGCTGCTCGCGGGGTTCGGCGTCGCGCTCGTGCTCATCGGCGCGGCCCTCTTCTCGTACAGCGGCGGCGCGTTCGCGCTCAACAGCGTCGCGGAGAGCACGCGTTCGGCCGGGAGCATCGGACTGCGCGGCGTCTCGATCGCCATCGCCGGCGGGCTCGCCGTGGTCGGCGCCGTGGTCGGCAAGTACTGGACCACCGCGAACGCCGATCCCCGGTATTAG
- a CDS encoding DUF6684 family protein codes for MSRNVFDRETILDLTVNVIPLGILVFFLGAFTLFNPFGWDSTYSLLQLGIVVTMMVSLSFLTYYSGKLIATDELEREGDEHGE; via the coding sequence ATGTCACGCAACGTCTTCGACCGGGAGACGATCCTCGACCTGACCGTGAACGTGATCCCCCTCGGCATCCTCGTGTTCTTCCTCGGCGCGTTCACGCTTTTCAACCCCTTCGGCTGGGACAGCACCTACTCGCTGCTCCAGCTCGGCATCGTCGTCACGATGATGGTGAGCCTGTCCTTCCTGACGTACTACTCGGGCAAGCTCATCGCGACCGACGAGCTGGAGCGCGAAGGCGACGAGCACGGCGAGTGA
- a CDS encoding alpha/beta fold hydrolase, translating to MKLRRLAAAAAGGLGATALANAALARRADPLDPPLPGDQGTYRWRGIDVAYTEAGDPEDPDVALFHGVNLAGSSREFDAVFDRLAENHHVLAPDLPGFGRSDRPPLLYSASLYESFVADFLADLTADATVVASSLTGAYAVRAAGRTDVSRLVLVCPSADSMGDRDAGRRLLFRLPLVGTAAFNLLASKPSIRYFGADHGYYDASNVPEEEIEYQWQSAHQPGARYAPASFLSGFLGPEMDLEAELAALDVPVTLVWGREAEVNPLSAGRDLAEAADARLVVVDYARLLPHAEHPDQFLDAVRAALPRIERE from the coding sequence ATGAAGCTCCGACGACTCGCCGCGGCTGCCGCGGGCGGTCTTGGCGCGACGGCTCTCGCGAACGCAGCGCTCGCCCGGCGGGCCGACCCGCTCGATCCGCCGCTTCCGGGTGACCAGGGCACCTACCGCTGGCGGGGTATCGACGTGGCCTACACGGAGGCGGGAGACCCCGAGGACCCCGACGTGGCGCTTTTCCACGGCGTCAACCTCGCCGGGTCGAGCAGGGAGTTCGACGCCGTCTTCGACCGCCTCGCCGAGAACCACCACGTCCTCGCGCCCGACCTGCCAGGGTTCGGCCGGTCCGACCGCCCGCCGCTGCTTTACTCGGCGTCGCTGTACGAGTCGTTCGTCGCCGACTTCCTCGCGGACCTGACCGCGGACGCGACGGTCGTCGCCTCGTCGCTGACCGGGGCGTACGCCGTCCGCGCCGCCGGTCGGACAGACGTCTCCCGGCTCGTGCTCGTCTGCCCCAGCGCGGACTCGATGGGCGACCGCGACGCGGGTCGGCGCTTGCTCTTCCGGCTGCCGCTCGTCGGCACCGCCGCGTTCAACCTCCTCGCGAGCAAGCCCTCGATACGGTACTTCGGCGCCGACCACGGCTACTACGACGCGTCGAACGTCCCCGAGGAGGAGATCGAGTACCAGTGGCAGAGCGCCCACCAGCCGGGGGCGCGCTACGCGCCGGCGTCGTTCCTCAGCGGCTTCCTCGGTCCCGAGATGGACCTCGAAGCCGAACTCGCCGCCCTCGACGTCCCCGTGACGCTCGTCTGGGGGCGGGAGGCGGAGGTCAACCCGCTCTCGGCGGGACGCGACCTCGCAGAGGCCGCGGACGCCCGGCTCGTCGTGGTCGACTACGCGCGCCTGCTGCCCCACGCCGAGCACCCCGACCAGTTCCTCGACGCCGTCCGGGCGGCGCTACCGCGGATCGAACGCGAGTAG
- the meaB gene encoding methylmalonyl Co-A mutase-associated GTPase MeaB: MSADVRGLVDDLLDGHQRALARTITKIENREPGYRDLVSALYEHTGNAEVIGVTGSPGAGKSTLVDKLTETYRDRGHTVGVIAVDPSSPYTGGAVLGDRIRMASNVGDMDVFFRSMSARGNLGGISTATADAVKALDAFGKDKIIVETVGAGQNEIDIVRTADTVAVLVPPGSGDEVQTLKAGILEIGDVFVVNKADLPGSDRTVQELKEMIQLAGDTGSPASGGGHHGPDQHALGDAEAGADDDEDDEAGWTPSVVETVATDATGVDDLIDALAAHREYMSESGRLDEKARTRTAEEIRLLLREDASGLLERELDRRGGIDALVESVRAGETDPYAIADDVVAPIEDCLDERR, encoded by the coding sequence ATGAGCGCCGACGTACGCGGACTCGTCGACGACCTGCTGGACGGGCACCAGCGGGCGCTGGCGCGCACCATCACGAAGATCGAGAACCGCGAGCCCGGCTACCGGGACCTCGTCTCCGCGCTGTACGAACACACCGGGAACGCCGAGGTGATCGGCGTCACCGGCAGTCCCGGCGCCGGGAAGTCGACGCTCGTCGACAAGCTGACCGAGACGTATCGGGACCGCGGCCACACCGTCGGCGTCATCGCCGTCGACCCGTCCTCGCCGTACACCGGCGGCGCGGTGCTCGGCGACCGCATCCGCATGGCGTCGAACGTCGGCGACATGGACGTGTTCTTCCGGTCGATGAGCGCCCGCGGCAACCTCGGCGGCATCTCCACGGCGACCGCGGACGCCGTCAAGGCGCTCGACGCGTTCGGCAAGGACAAGATCATCGTCGAGACGGTCGGGGCCGGACAGAACGAGATCGACATCGTCCGGACCGCCGACACCGTCGCCGTCCTCGTCCCGCCCGGCTCCGGCGACGAGGTCCAGACGCTGAAGGCCGGCATCCTGGAGATCGGCGACGTGTTCGTCGTGAACAAGGCCGACCTGCCCGGGTCGGACCGCACGGTGCAGGAGCTGAAGGAGATGATCCAGCTAGCTGGCGACACGGGGTCGCCGGCGAGCGGGGGCGGCCACCACGGCCCCGACCAGCACGCGCTCGGCGACGCGGAGGCCGGAGCCGACGACGATGAGGACGACGAGGCCGGTTGGACGCCGAGCGTCGTCGAGACGGTCGCCACGGACGCGACGGGCGTCGACGACCTGATCGACGCGCTCGCCGCTCACCGCGAGTACATGTCCGAGAGCGGTCGTCTGGACGAGAAGGCGCGCACGCGCACCGCCGAGGAGATCCGGCTGCTCCTGCGGGAGGACGCAAGCGGCCTGCTCGAACGCGAACTCGACCGCCGCGGCGGCATCGACGCGCTGGTCGAGTCCGTCCGCGCCGGCGAGACGGACCCGTACGCCATCGCCGACGACGTCGTCGCTCCCATCGAGGACTGTCTCGACGAGCGCCGGTGA
- a CDS encoding cobalamin B12-binding domain-containing protein, whose protein sequence is MSVDQTQRSIRCLVAKVGLDGHDRGAHVIARAFRDAGFEVIYSGLHKAPEDIVQAAVQEDVDVLGISILSGAHNTLVPKVIEGLKEYDAFEDTLILVGGVIPDEDKADLKEMGVAEVFGPGTKMEETIQFVRENVPER, encoded by the coding sequence ATGAGCGTCGACCAGACGCAGCGGTCCATCCGATGTCTCGTCGCCAAAGTCGGTCTCGACGGTCACGACCGCGGCGCGCACGTCATCGCGCGGGCGTTCCGCGACGCCGGCTTCGAAGTGATCTACTCCGGGCTCCACAAGGCGCCCGAGGACATCGTGCAGGCGGCGGTTCAGGAGGACGTCGACGTCCTCGGCATCTCCATCCTCTCGGGGGCGCACAACACGCTCGTCCCCAAGGTGATCGAGGGGCTGAAGGAGTACGACGCGTTCGAGGACACCCTGATCCTCGTCGGCGGCGTCATCCCGGACGAGGACAAGGCGGATCTCAAGGAGATGGGCGTCGCGGAGGTGTTCGGTCCCGGCACGAAGATGGAAGAGACTATCCAGTTCGTCCGCGAAAACGTCCCCGAACGATGA
- a CDS encoding thiolase domain-containing protein, producing MTEVRVAGVGVTEFGTVPERTGRDLFGAASDEAFADADVSRSDVESLRYGNFMGELAERQGHQGPLMAEAAGVRAPATRYESACASSSAALRSAVRDIRNGEEDVVLVGGAERMTNLGTAGATEALAIAADELWEVRQGVTFPGAYALMAQAYFDEYGGDREDLAHVAVKNHDHAVGNELAHYQDPIDVEDVLEAPPVSEPLGLYDSCPISDGASALVLVSEDYAEANGVDAPVAITGSGQGGDDMALQDREYLARTPATDRAAEEAYDDAGITADDVDFVEVHDCFTIAEVLALESLGFYEVGEGIGAARRGETTADGDLPVNLSGGLKAKGHPVGATGTAQVAEITKLLRGDHVNSDAVAGGSVGLAHNAGGTVASCLVHVVEEVGA from the coding sequence ATGACAGAAGTACGAGTGGCCGGCGTCGGCGTCACCGAGTTCGGGACCGTTCCCGAGCGAACGGGGAGAGACCTGTTCGGGGCCGCGAGCGACGAGGCGTTCGCGGACGCGGACGTTTCCCGGTCCGACGTGGAGTCGCTCCGATACGGGAACTTCATGGGCGAACTCGCGGAACGACAGGGACATCAGGGACCGCTGATGGCCGAAGCGGCCGGGGTGAGGGCGCCGGCAACCCGATACGAGAGCGCCTGCGCGTCCTCCAGCGCGGCGCTCCGGTCGGCGGTACGCGATATCCGGAACGGCGAGGAGGACGTGGTCCTCGTCGGCGGCGCGGAGCGAATGACGAACCTCGGGACGGCGGGCGCGACGGAGGCGCTCGCCATCGCGGCCGACGAGCTGTGGGAGGTCCGGCAGGGCGTGACGTTCCCCGGCGCGTACGCGCTGATGGCGCAGGCCTACTTCGACGAGTACGGCGGCGACCGGGAGGACCTGGCGCACGTCGCGGTGAAGAACCACGACCACGCCGTCGGCAACGAACTCGCGCACTACCAGGACCCGATCGACGTCGAGGACGTGCTGGAGGCGCCGCCGGTGTCGGAGCCGCTGGGACTGTACGACTCCTGTCCGATCAGCGACGGCGCGAGCGCGCTGGTGCTCGTCAGCGAGGACTACGCCGAGGCGAACGGCGTGGACGCCCCCGTCGCGATCACCGGGTCGGGGCAGGGCGGCGACGACATGGCCCTGCAGGACCGCGAGTACCTCGCCCGAACGCCGGCGACCGACCGCGCCGCCGAGGAGGCGTACGACGACGCGGGGATCACGGCCGACGACGTGGACTTCGTCGAGGTCCACGACTGCTTCACCATCGCCGAGGTGCTCGCGCTGGAGTCGCTCGGCTTCTACGAGGTCGGCGAGGGCATCGGCGCGGCGCGGCGCGGCGAGACGACCGCGGACGGCGACCTCCCCGTCAACCTCTCGGGCGGCCTGAAGGCGAAGGGCCACCCCGTCGGCGCGACGGGCACCGCGCAGGTGGCCGAGATAACGAAACTCCTCCGGGGCGATCACGTCAACAGCGATGCCGTGGCAGGCGGCTCCGTCGGCCTCGCGCACAACGCGGGCGGCACGGTGGCGAGCTGTCTTGTTCACGTCGTCGAGGAGGTCGGAGCATGA
- a CDS encoding Zn-ribbon domain-containing OB-fold protein yields the protein MSADPTGARDEGFDDFVDAVAAGEGYYLQCENGHGSVPPRQVCPDCGSSALSETPLPDAGELQTYTVTHVATPAFSEDTPYVTAIASFGPVRITGQLRDAEPEELERGMPVELTTAQSATTGRRLLAFDPR from the coding sequence ATGAGCGCCGACCCCACTGGCGCGCGCGACGAGGGGTTCGACGACTTCGTCGACGCCGTCGCGGCGGGCGAGGGCTACTACCTGCAGTGCGAGAACGGCCACGGGTCGGTGCCGCCGCGGCAGGTCTGTCCCGACTGCGGGAGTTCGGCCCTGTCGGAGACGCCGCTGCCCGATGCCGGCGAACTACAGACCTACACCGTCACGCACGTCGCCACGCCGGCGTTCAGCGAGGACACGCCGTACGTCACGGCCATCGCGTCGTTCGGTCCGGTCCGGATCACCGGGCAGTTGCGGGACGCCGAACCGGAGGAACTGGAGCGCGGGATGCCGGTCGAGCTGACGACCGCGCAGTCGGCGACGACGGGGCGGCGTCTACTCGCGTTCGATCCGCGGTAG